Proteins from one Mytilus galloprovincialis chromosome 11, xbMytGall1.hap1.1, whole genome shotgun sequence genomic window:
- the LOC143052398 gene encoding ras-related protein Rab-27A-like, protein MGDTTPTHGTTDYDYLIKFLTLGDSGVGKTSFLHQYVDKTFSTKFISTVGIDFKEKRVVHRVPGVDGAVGKSNRIHLQLWDTAGQERFRSLTTAFFRDAMGFLLLFDLTNEQSFLNIQNWLSQLQTHAYCENPDIVLCGNKSDLEDHRCISDERARETAEKFGLPYFETSAANGQNVAKSIECLLDMVMLRMESCVDKSQLPGIRSNAQMNGYHMDEAGEGGCGC, encoded by the exons ATGGGTGATACCACCCCAACACATGGCACTACTGACTACGATTATCTCATCAAGTTTCTTACATTAG GTGATTCTGGTGTTGGTAAAACCAGTTTTTTACACCAGTATGTCGATAAAACATTTAGTACAAAGTTCATCTCAACAGTTGGCATAGATTTCAAAGAGAAGAGAGTG GTACACCGAGTTCCAGGTGTGGATGGTGCTGTAGGGAAGAGTAACAGAATACACTTACAGTTATGGGATACTGCTGGTCAGGAAAG attTCGGAGTTTAACAACAGCATTTTTCCGAGATGCAATGGGCTtccttttattatttgatttaaccAATGAGCAATCATTTTTAAACATACAGAACTGGCTTAGTCAATTACAGACACATGCTTATTGTGAAAACCCTGATATTGTACTTTGTGGTAACAAGTCAGACCTTGAAGACCATAGATGTATTTCTGACGAGAGAGCGAGAGAAACTGCAGAAAAATTTGG GCTTCCATATTTTGAGACAAGTGCAGCCAATGGTCAGAATGTAGCTAAGTCTATAGAATGTTTGTTAGACATGGTAATGTTGAGGATGGAGAGCTGTGTGGACAAATCTCAACTGCCAGGGATCAGAAGTAATGCTCAGATGAATGGTTACCATATGGACGAAGCAGGGGAAGGCGGATGTGGATGTTAG